Proteins from a genomic interval of Methanofollis formosanus:
- a CDS encoding NADH-quinone oxidoreductase subunit L: protein MLPNNRIKDAIVALAGLVISLGSIYLFATSFTGGSVYFSFPFEPTAQVMFVIEVAISLLLLYLGMKFKQYVAVLLVLVQTAITLYFEMTMAGGLEPVKNLFIDEFSIIMALIIGIIGSLIAVYATSYMNTYHEHHPEIRDRRRMFFFVVFVFLAAMFGLVFSNNLLWVFFFWEITTLSSFLLIGYSETEEATNNAFLALKLNLLGGIAFAASFLYLATVDPSGGLFELDALIASGQSVAIIPAVLICFAGLTKAAQMPFSSWLVGAMVAPTPVSALLHSSTMVKAGVYIIVRFAPVLLGTLAGVALGMVGAVTFLLASAIAISQTNAKKVLAYSTIANLGLIVACASVGTPELVWAAIMLIIFHAVAKSLLFLCVGTVEHRTGSRDIEDMDGLIVKFPKIAVMIAIGIAGMFLAPFGMLISKWAAIEGFIDAPFGIVFVTILAFGSAVTVFFWAKWMGKVLSVTPFGENLEGSVSRGKWVVLSSLAALTVLAALLFPLVSSVLIEPYVLGVYGETARLAQDNIIIMLLMILLLLFLPLSLYTSSKESRKLPVYMSGRATTPDLKFAGSLGIQREMTTRNYYFDEYFGEKKLLRLGDPICILLILAAAALVAWGMSMGVVM from the coding sequence TTGTTGCCTAATAACCGGATCAAAGATGCAATCGTTGCATTAGCAGGTCTGGTCATCTCCCTTGGCTCCATCTACCTCTTCGCAACCTCCTTCACCGGAGGGTCGGTTTACTTCTCCTTCCCCTTTGAACCGACGGCGCAGGTGATGTTTGTCATCGAGGTGGCCATCTCCCTCCTGCTGCTGTACCTGGGAATGAAGTTCAAGCAGTACGTTGCTGTCCTGCTCGTACTTGTACAGACCGCCATAACGCTCTACTTTGAGATGACCATGGCCGGCGGACTCGAACCGGTGAAGAACCTCTTCATCGACGAGTTCTCCATCATCATGGCCCTGATCATCGGGATCATCGGGAGCCTTATCGCCGTCTACGCGACCAGTTACATGAACACCTACCACGAGCACCACCCCGAGATACGGGACCGGAGACGGATGTTCTTCTTCGTGGTCTTTGTCTTCCTGGCCGCGATGTTCGGGCTGGTCTTCTCGAACAACCTGCTCTGGGTCTTCTTCTTCTGGGAGATCACGACGCTTTCGTCCTTCCTGCTCATCGGCTATTCCGAGACCGAAGAAGCGACGAACAACGCCTTCCTCGCCCTGAAGTTGAACCTGCTCGGCGGGATCGCCTTTGCGGCTTCGTTCCTGTACCTCGCAACCGTCGACCCTTCAGGCGGGCTCTTCGAACTCGACGCCCTCATCGCCTCGGGTCAGTCCGTCGCGATCATTCCCGCGGTGCTCATCTGCTTCGCAGGCCTGACCAAAGCGGCACAGATGCCCTTCTCCAGTTGGCTGGTCGGCGCGATGGTCGCCCCGACTCCGGTCTCGGCCCTGCTCCACTCGAGCACCATGGTCAAGGCCGGCGTCTACATCATCGTCAGGTTCGCTCCGGTACTCCTGGGCACCCTCGCCGGCGTGGCCCTCGGCATGGTCGGCGCCGTGACCTTCCTGCTCGCCTCGGCCATCGCCATCTCGCAGACCAACGCAAAGAAGGTGCTTGCCTACTCGACCATTGCCAACCTCGGGCTCATCGTTGCGTGTGCCAGCGTCGGGACGCCCGAACTGGTCTGGGCCGCGATCATGCTCATCATCTTCCACGCCGTCGCGAAGTCACTCCTCTTCCTCTGCGTCGGGACGGTCGAACACCGCACCGGCAGCAGGGACATCGAGGACATGGACGGCCTGATCGTCAAGTTCCCCAAGATCGCCGTGATGATCGCCATCGGGATCGCCGGCATGTTCCTCGCACCCTTCGGGATGCTCATCTCCAAGTGGGCCGCAATCGAGGGGTTCATCGACGCACCCTTCGGCATCGTCTTTGTCACCATCCTCGCCTTCGGCAGTGCCGTCACGGTCTTCTTCTGGGCCAAGTGGATGGGTAAAGTCCTCTCGGTGACGCCGTTCGGCGAGAACCTCGAAGGATCGGTCTCCCGTGGCAAGTGGGTGGTCCTCTCCTCGCTCGCCGCACTCACAGTGCTCGCCGCCCTCCTCTTCCCGCTGGTCTCCTCGGTGCTCATCGAGCCCTACGTGCTCGGCGTCTACGGCGAGACGGCGCGGCTTGCACAGGACAACATCATTATCATGCTGCTGATGATCCTCCTCCTGCTCTTCCTCCCGCTCTCCCTGTACACTTCAAGTAAGGAGAGCCGGAAACTGCCGGTCTACATGAGCGGCCGGGCCACGACACCGGACCTCAAGTTCGCCGGGTCTCTCGGCATCCAGCGCGAGATGACCACCAGGAACTACTACTTCGACGAGTACTTCGGCGAGAAGAAACTCCTGCGCCTCGGCGACCCGATCTGCATCCTCCTCATCCTGGCGGCTGCGGCCCTGGTTGCGTGGGGCATGAGCATGGGGGTGGTCATGTGA